GGACAGACGCATCGCAGGGAGTGATCGAGAATGAACTCCTGTTCACCGACCGGAACGCTCGTCCCCCTCCCGATGAGGCAGCCGTACGAGTACGTGCGGCAGGAGCTGCGCGAACCTGACTGGCGCCGGTTCCCGGGGTGGAAGCACGTCACCGAGGCGCAGTGGCGGGACGCGCAGTGGCAGCGGGTGTCGTGCGTGAAGAACGTGCGCCAGCTCCGCGCGGTGATGGGCGACCTACTGACCGAGCGCTTCTACGACGACCTCGCCGCTGACCAGGCGCGGCTGGCGACGATGTCCATGCTGGTCCCACCCCAGATGATCAACACGATGGTGCCCGAGAACACCGGATCACCGGAGGAGTTCACCGCGGCCTTCTACGCCGACCCGATCCGCCGCTACATGATCCCGGTGGCCTCCGACCGCGACCAGGCCTGGCCCTCCCACCCGCACTCCGCCCGCGACTCCCTGCACGAGGCGGAGATGTGGGTGGTGGAAGGACTGACCCACCGCTACCCCACCAAGGTACTGGCGGAGCTGCTGTCGACCTGCCCGCAGTACTGCGGGCACTGCACCCGCATGGACCTGGTCGGCAACTCCACCCCCCAGGTCGACAAACACAAACTGGCACTGAAACCCGTCGACCGCCAAGACCAGATGATCGACTACCTCAAGCGCACCCCCGGCGTGCGGGACGTGGTCGTCTCCGGCGGCGACGTCGCCAACGTCCCCTGGCGCCAACTCGAATCATTCCTCATGCGGCTGCTGGACATCGACACCGTCCGCGACATCCGCCTGGCCACCAAAGCCCTCGCCGGCCTACCCCAGCACTGGATCCAACCCACCGTCATCGAAGGCATGGAACGCGTCGCCCGCACCGCCCGACGCCGCGGCGTGAACCTGGCCATCCACACCCACGTCAACCACGTCCAGTCCGTCACCCCGCTCGTGGCCGAGGCCGCCCGAGCCATGCTGGAAGTCGGCGTCCGCGACGTCCGCAACCAAGGCGTGCTCATGCGCGGAGTCAACGCCGACCCGAAAGCACTGCTGGACCTGTGCTTCGCCCTCCAAGGAGAAGCCAGCATCCTGCCCTACTACTTCTACATGTGCGACATGATCCCCAACGCCGAACACTGGCGCGTCGCCGTCTGGGAAGCCCAAGAACTCCAACACGCCATCATGGGCTACCTCCCCGGCTACGCCACCCCCCGCATCGTCTGCGACGTCCCCTACGTCGGCAAACGCTGGGTACACCAACTCGCCGAATACGACCGCGAACTGGGCATCTCCTACTGGACCAAGAACTACCGCACCGGCATCGAACTCGCCGACCCCGACGCACTTGAGCGCCGATACTCCTACTACGACCCGATCACCACACTGCCGGAGACAGGACA
The window above is part of the Allokutzneria albata genome. Proteins encoded here:
- a CDS encoding KamA family radical SAM protein codes for the protein MRQPYEYVRQELREPDWRRFPGWKHVTEAQWRDAQWQRVSCVKNVRQLRAVMGDLLTERFYDDLAADQARLATMSMLVPPQMINTMVPENTGSPEEFTAAFYADPIRRYMIPVASDRDQAWPSHPHSARDSLHEAEMWVVEGLTHRYPTKVLAELLSTCPQYCGHCTRMDLVGNSTPQVDKHKLALKPVDRQDQMIDYLKRTPGVRDVVVSGGDVANVPWRQLESFLMRLLDIDTVRDIRLATKALAGLPQHWIQPTVIEGMERVARTARRRGVNLAIHTHVNHVQSVTPLVAEAARAMLEVGVRDVRNQGVLMRGVNADPKALLDLCFALQGEASILPYYFYMCDMIPNAEHWRVAVWEAQELQHAIMGYLPGYATPRIVCDVPYVGKRWVHQLAEYDRELGISYWTKNYRTGIELADPDALERRYSYYDPITTLPETGQRWWQRNNSP